The Paenibacillus macerans genome includes a window with the following:
- a CDS encoding MFS transporter encodes MSLLIRNNGAILLLMINIFLVFTGIGLVVPIMPTYMNELHISGSIVGMLVAAFSLTQLVFSPFAGRLSDSLGRKKIIIAGMLVFAVSEWLFGAVSSPVLLFAARMLGGLGAALIMPAVMAYAADVTTGEERAKGLGLINAAITTGFIIGPGIGGFIAEFGIRVPFYAAAVAGLIAAVVTTILLPESLNIAKQRRETAENLPQPKRESLLVQLLRSYRQPYFISLIIVFVLSFGVSNYETVFGLFVDHKFGFTPRDIALIITFGSISGAVVQATVFSAILNRFGEKRVIAVSLITCGLCILLTLFVHKYWLIFLVTFLVFLSIDIVRPAVGTQLSKMAEDQQGYVAGLNSAYTSLGNIAGPLVAGYLFDININYPYVSAAIVLIICFFLALRPVSGRTAGTAGRQADFEH; translated from the coding sequence ATGTCTTTGTTGATTCGAAATAACGGGGCGATTCTGCTGCTGATGATCAACATTTTCCTGGTTTTTACGGGAATCGGGCTCGTCGTTCCGATCATGCCGACTTACATGAACGAGCTTCATATCAGCGGCAGCATCGTTGGGATGCTGGTTGCCGCGTTTTCGCTGACTCAGCTGGTGTTCTCGCCGTTTGCCGGCCGGTTGTCCGACTCGCTTGGCCGCAAAAAAATCATCATCGCCGGGATGCTTGTTTTCGCCGTGTCGGAATGGCTCTTCGGGGCGGTCAGCTCCCCGGTGCTGCTGTTTGCGGCGCGAATGCTGGGAGGCCTCGGGGCGGCGCTCATTATGCCGGCCGTTATGGCCTATGCGGCGGATGTCACGACGGGCGAAGAAAGAGCCAAAGGGTTGGGACTGATCAACGCGGCCATTACGACGGGCTTTATTATCGGCCCGGGGATCGGCGGCTTTATCGCCGAGTTCGGGATCCGCGTGCCCTTTTATGCCGCTGCCGTTGCCGGGCTTATCGCCGCCGTGGTTACGACTATTTTGCTGCCCGAATCGCTTAACATCGCCAAGCAGCGGCGGGAAACGGCGGAAAATTTGCCGCAGCCGAAGCGGGAGAGTCTGCTCGTGCAACTGCTTCGTTCGTACCGGCAGCCCTATTTTATCAGCCTGATTATCGTTTTCGTGCTATCGTTCGGCGTATCCAATTACGAAACAGTGTTCGGCTTGTTCGTTGATCATAAATTCGGCTTCACGCCGCGGGATATCGCCCTGATCATCACGTTCGGCTCCATCTCCGGCGCTGTCGTGCAAGCGACCGTGTTCAGTGCGATTCTCAACCGGTTCGGGGAGAAGCGGGTGATCGCCGTCAGCTTGATAACGTGCGGGCTGTGCATCTTGCTGACCCTGTTTGTCCACAAATATTGGCTGATTTTCCTGGTGACGTTCCTGGTGTTTTTGTCCATCGATATTGTGCGGCCGGCGGTCGGCACGCAATTATCCAAAATGGCCGAGGATCAGCAGGGATATGTCGCCGGTCTTAACTCGGCGTATACCAGCCTCGGCAATATCGCGGGTCCGCTGGTCGCCGGTTACTTGTTCGATATCAATATCAATTATCCGTACGTCTCCGCCGCAATCGTCCTGATTATCTGCTTTTTCTTGGCGCTAAGGCCCGTTTCGGGGCGGACCGCCGGTACTGCGGGGCGGCAGGCGGATTTCGAACATTAA
- a CDS encoding TetR/AcrR family transcriptional regulator has protein sequence MNKKLQQTLETKKRIADAAKTLIFNKGYKATSIEDIVEASGSSKGNIYYHFKSKEGLFLHIIKEWDEEWEQRWGEKEHLYPTAMDKLYGMADQLALDELNHPISKAIDEFMNSEDLAEDVKTKMAEIFASHFAFNKQLLQQGIAAGEFAPGDTETLSVVLESLLAGLSEMTRVVKFADVQRLYHDAVTVFLRGITPR, from the coding sequence ATGAACAAAAAGCTGCAGCAGACCCTTGAAACCAAAAAGCGGATTGCCGACGCGGCCAAAACGCTCATTTTTAATAAAGGGTACAAGGCGACTTCCATTGAGGATATCGTGGAGGCCTCCGGCAGCAGCAAAGGGAATATCTATTACCATTTTAAGAGTAAGGAAGGCCTATTCCTGCATATAATAAAGGAATGGGACGAGGAATGGGAGCAGCGCTGGGGAGAGAAGGAGCATTTGTATCCTACGGCGATGGATAAACTGTACGGGATGGCCGACCAACTGGCGCTAGACGAGTTGAACCACCCGATTTCGAAAGCGATCGATGAATTTATGAACAGCGAAGATTTGGCTGAAGATGTAAAAACCAAAATGGCGGAGATTTTCGCAAGCCATTTTGCTTTCAATAAGCAACTGCTTCAGCAGGGCATCGCTGCCGGTGAATTTGCGCCTGGCGACACGGAAACCCTCAGCGTTGTTCTGGAAAGTCTTTTGGCAGGATTAAGCGAGATGACCCGGGTCGTTAAATTCGCGGATGTGCAACGGTTGTATCATGATGCGGTGACCGTGTTTCTTCGCGGCATAACCCCGAGATAA
- a CDS encoding glycoside hydrolase family 30 beta sandwich domain-containing protein translates to METTGAPGLLGTAFRNPDGGISIVVQNEIDTAQSFVLELGGENVTETLPAHSIATYIIKG, encoded by the coding sequence TTGGAAACAACGGGAGCTCCGGGTCTCCTTGGCACCGCGTTTCGCAATCCGGACGGCGGCATCTCCATAGTCGTGCAGAACGAAATTGATACGGCGCAGTCCTTCGTCCTGGAGCTGGGCGGGGAAAACGTCACGGAAACTTTGCCGGCGCACTCGATCGCCACTTACATCATCAAAGGTTAA
- a CDS encoding LacI family DNA-binding transcriptional regulator, with protein MSLASISTRRGEAMITIYDIARKTGLSPTTVSKAFNGYSDVSEKTRRKILDTAEQLGYVPNAHARSLTTKRSWTIGMLFIEPSGAGVLHPYFGGVIESFKQVAALRGYDLMFISKDIGGKKSGYLEHCKIRGIDGVVVILPDAADPYYQELLDSSLPCLLLDQESARKSTICSDNAEGTRMAVEYLHSLGHRRIAHIGGGPTFAGKQRLAGYLQAMERLGLPVHPGHVVQGSCDFTVESGKKAMEQLLQAEELPTAVFAAGDNLAVGAMIAIKEHGLSVPEHISIVGFDDIQMAKYLTPALTTVRQNTYLLGSRAADMLIYTIEGGAVIQSDCVPVELVVRDSCRAL; from the coding sequence ATGAGTCTTGCAAGCATTTCGACAAGGAGGGGCGAAGCCATGATCACGATATATGATATTGCCCGGAAAACCGGGTTGTCGCCTACGACCGTATCGAAGGCGTTCAACGGCTATTCCGATGTCAGCGAGAAGACGCGCCGTAAAATTCTGGATACGGCCGAGCAGCTTGGCTATGTGCCTAATGCGCATGCGCGCTCCCTGACGACCAAACGCTCCTGGACGATCGGCATGCTGTTTATCGAACCTTCCGGAGCGGGCGTTCTGCATCCGTATTTTGGCGGGGTGATCGAGAGTTTTAAGCAAGTGGCGGCCTTAAGGGGTTACGATTTGATGTTTATTTCCAAGGACATTGGCGGCAAAAAAAGCGGATACCTGGAGCATTGCAAAATTCGCGGCATCGACGGGGTTGTCGTGATTTTGCCGGACGCGGCCGACCCCTATTACCAGGAGCTGTTGGATTCGAGCTTGCCGTGCCTTCTGCTGGATCAGGAAAGCGCACGAAAAAGCACGATCTGCTCCGATAATGCGGAGGGAACCCGGATGGCGGTGGAATATTTGCATTCGCTGGGGCACCGGAGGATCGCGCATATCGGCGGCGGGCCGACGTTTGCCGGAAAGCAGCGGCTTGCGGGTTATCTGCAGGCGATGGAACGGCTAGGGCTGCCGGTTCATCCCGGGCATGTCGTGCAGGGGAGCTGCGATTTTACGGTCGAAAGCGGCAAAAAAGCGATGGAGCAGCTGCTTCAGGCCGAGGAACTGCCAACCGCGGTGTTTGCCGCCGGCGACAATTTGGCCGTAGGCGCCATGATCGCGATCAAGGAGCATGGCCTTAGCGTACCGGAGCATATTTCTATCGTCGGCTTCGACGACATCCAAATGGCGAAATACTTAACACCCGCCTTGACCACGGTAAGGCAAAACACATATTTGCTTGGCAGCAGGGCCGCCGACATGTTAATCTATACCATAGAAGGCGGGGCCGTTATCCAAAGCGATTGTGTTCCGGTGGAGCTGGTCGTTCGCGATTCCTGCCGTGCGCTTTAA
- a CDS encoding X2-like carbohydrate binding domain-containing protein, with protein MGKSKHRLKKLSVLAVAFMIAGTSYSGFTSPALAAAGEPAASEPYVWKNVMTGGGGGFIPGIVFNASEPNLIYARTDIGGAYRWEQGTGTWKQLLGWVGMDDWSKSGVDALATDPVDPDRLYLAVGTYTNSWDPHNGRILRSTDRGETWEETELPFKVGGNMPGRSLGERLVIDPNQNNVLYFGARSGNGLWKSTDYGETWSKVSQFPNPGTYVENPDNEYQSDITGLAWITFDPATGSHGQATQTIYVGVADKNESVYRSTDGGETWEAVPGQPSGYLPHHGVLSSDGFLYITYSNGAGPYDGTKGEVWKLNTSTGEWTNISPVPSSSDDNYYGYGGLAVDAQNPGTVMVATLNSWWPDAIIFRSTDGGATWSRIWDWNGYPSRTLRYNHDISAAPWLDFGNYPIPPEITPKLGWMIGDLEIDPFNSDRMMYGTGATIYGTDNLTEWDKGGKIDLEVKAEGIEETSVTALISPPSGAHLLSGNLDVTGFRHDDLTQAPAKMFTNPAGTVDMDYAELDPGFIVRVATVNRSEKPNDKAIGFSRDGGGNWYTGGEPSGTSGGGTIALAARGESLVWSTSDVGVHYSKGGNSWTASSGVPAGALVASDRVNSNLFYALSGGSLYVSRDGGASFTKTSATGLPASGDLDLKAMPGREGDVWVAGGRAFDGNSGLWHSSDAGATFTKLTSVEEASVIGFGKPAPGRNVMALYTSGKIGGERGFFRSDDGGESWVRINDDQHQYGTTNSAITGDPRIFGRVYIGTNGYGIVYGDTTVTPQEPEEPGEPQEPGQNATISPTSATFDLKQGNQADISVALTLNDKTFSGIYNGTTQLKEGVDYTVSDSKVTILQDFLAAQPTGTLKLTFRFSAGADALLNIAIVDSTKAPNGSLRIEAVNGTLQSTANTLNPRIRLTNTGTEELALKDVTLRYYYTVDGEKGQNLFCDWTQVGSGNVTGSFVKLPEAANGADYYAEIGFTEAAGTLAPGQTIDLHIRISKEDWSNYSQSDDYSFNPDATSYAETLKITGYVGGALQWGLEP; from the coding sequence ATGGGAAAGAGTAAACATCGCTTAAAAAAACTGTCCGTGCTGGCGGTTGCGTTTATGATCGCCGGAACCTCTTATTCGGGATTTACGTCCCCGGCGCTGGCGGCTGCAGGTGAGCCTGCAGCCAGCGAACCTTACGTGTGGAAAAACGTTATGACCGGAGGCGGAGGCGGCTTTATTCCGGGGATCGTGTTTAACGCCAGCGAACCCAACCTCATCTATGCCCGGACGGACATCGGGGGCGCTTATCGCTGGGAACAAGGCACCGGGACTTGGAAGCAGCTCCTGGGCTGGGTTGGCATGGATGATTGGAGCAAGAGCGGCGTCGACGCGCTCGCCACGGACCCGGTCGACCCGGATCGGCTCTATTTGGCGGTCGGGACGTATACGAACAGCTGGGATCCCCATAACGGGCGCATCCTGCGCTCCACCGACCGCGGCGAAACGTGGGAGGAGACGGAGCTGCCGTTCAAGGTCGGCGGCAATATGCCGGGCCGGTCGTTGGGAGAACGGCTGGTCATTGATCCGAACCAGAACAACGTTCTTTATTTTGGCGCCCGCAGCGGAAACGGTTTATGGAAGAGCACCGACTACGGGGAAACCTGGAGCAAAGTAAGCCAGTTCCCGAATCCCGGCACTTATGTGGAAAATCCCGACAACGAATATCAAAGCGATATCACCGGATTGGCCTGGATCACTTTTGATCCTGCAACGGGCTCGCACGGACAAGCGACGCAGACGATTTACGTCGGGGTAGCGGATAAGAATGAAAGCGTGTACCGCTCCACGGACGGAGGCGAGACCTGGGAGGCGGTTCCGGGGCAGCCGAGCGGGTATTTACCGCATCACGGCGTCCTATCGTCCGATGGCTTCTTGTATATTACCTATAGCAACGGCGCAGGACCGTACGACGGCACCAAGGGCGAGGTATGGAAGCTGAATACGTCCACCGGCGAATGGACCAATATCAGCCCGGTGCCGAGCAGCAGCGACGATAACTATTACGGATACGGCGGTCTCGCCGTCGACGCGCAGAATCCGGGTACCGTCATGGTAGCTACGCTCAATTCCTGGTGGCCGGACGCGATTATTTTCCGCAGCACTGACGGCGGAGCGACCTGGAGCCGCATTTGGGACTGGAACGGCTATCCGAGCCGCACCTTGCGTTACAACCATGATATTTCCGCCGCTCCTTGGCTTGACTTCGGGAACTATCCGATTCCTCCGGAAATCACCCCGAAACTCGGCTGGATGATCGGCGATCTGGAGATCGATCCGTTTAATTCCGACCGCATGATGTACGGAACCGGGGCGACCATTTACGGGACCGACAATTTAACGGAATGGGATAAAGGCGGCAAAATCGACCTGGAAGTGAAGGCCGAGGGAATCGAAGAAACCTCGGTCACCGCCCTGATCAGTCCGCCATCGGGCGCTCATCTGCTCAGCGGAAACCTTGATGTGACCGGCTTCCGGCATGACGACCTTACCCAAGCGCCGGCAAAAATGTTTACGAATCCGGCCGGGACCGTGGATATGGATTACGCCGAACTCGACCCGGGCTTCATCGTCCGCGTCGCCACGGTAAACCGGTCGGAAAAACCAAACGATAAAGCGATCGGCTTCTCCCGCGACGGCGGCGGGAATTGGTACACCGGCGGCGAGCCGTCCGGCACTTCCGGCGGAGGCACGATTGCCCTGGCCGCTCGCGGAGAGAGCCTCGTCTGGAGCACCTCCGACGTCGGCGTACACTATTCGAAGGGCGGCAATTCCTGGACCGCCAGCAGCGGCGTGCCTGCCGGAGCGCTTGTCGCCTCCGACCGCGTCAATTCCAATCTATTTTACGCTTTGTCCGGAGGGAGCCTATACGTCAGCCGTGACGGCGGCGCCAGCTTTACGAAAACAAGCGCCACAGGACTTCCGGCATCCGGCGATCTCGATCTGAAAGCGATGCCTGGACGGGAAGGGGACGTTTGGGTGGCCGGCGGCAGAGCATTTGACGGCAACTCGGGTCTCTGGCATTCCAGCGATGCCGGCGCTACTTTCACAAAGTTAACGAGCGTGGAAGAAGCGAGCGTTATCGGGTTTGGTAAGCCCGCCCCGGGACGTAACGTCATGGCGCTGTATACGAGCGGGAAAATCGGCGGAGAGCGCGGCTTTTTCCGGTCTGATGACGGCGGCGAGAGCTGGGTGCGCATTAACGACGACCAGCATCAATATGGCACCACCAATTCGGCCATTACCGGCGATCCGCGCATTTTCGGGCGGGTATACATCGGAACCAACGGATACGGCATCGTCTATGGCGATACGACGGTGACGCCGCAGGAACCGGAAGAGCCCGGGGAGCCGCAAGAACCGGGACAAAATGCTACGATTTCGCCAACCTCTGCCACTTTCGACCTTAAGCAAGGCAACCAGGCCGATATCTCTGTGGCGCTGACGCTCAACGACAAGACGTTTAGCGGCATTTATAACGGGACGACTCAGTTGAAGGAAGGCGTAGACTACACCGTCTCCGATTCGAAGGTGACGATTCTGCAAGACTTTTTGGCGGCGCAGCCGACAGGAACATTAAAGCTGACTTTCCGCTTTAGCGCCGGTGCCGATGCCCTGCTGAACATTGCGATCGTGGATTCGACCAAGGCGCCAAACGGCAGCCTGCGGATTGAAGCGGTCAACGGAACGCTGCAGTCCACGGCCAACACGCTGAATCCGCGCATCAGACTAACCAATACCGGGACGGAGGAGCTCGCGCTGAAAGACGTTACTTTGCGTTATTATTACACGGTTGACGGGGAAAAGGGGCAAAACTTGTTCTGCGATTGGACGCAAGTCGGCAGCGGCAATGTAACCGGAAGCTTTGTCAAATTGCCGGAAGCCGCTAATGGGGCCGACTATTATGCGGAGATCGGTTTTACGGAAGCGGCCGGAACGCTTGCTCCGGGCCAGACCATCGACCTGCATATTCGCATCTCCAAGGAAGATTGGAGCAACTACAGCCAAAGCGACGACTATTCCTTTAACCCCGATGCCACGTCTTATGCCGAAACACTCAAAATTACCGGATACGTTGGCGGGGCGCTGCAATGGGGGCTTGAGCCTTAA
- a CDS encoding DUF5643 domain-containing protein, translated as MKNTYKVMSSAALAGALLFGTAWGAAEAAGPMAAANSTAKSGGTLSAAKAKAPSVTQQGITLEISQAIYDGNYVGITLKRSGEGLTGEITGKYDEKTGEDIYEKGAIKDLDLFIDGKPAHEYGGGKSMAQKTQITQGKGSTKDMFDIRMADPSWIGGNLKAFPDKFKLTAKVTLEGVDKPYTLDMTLQKTKGKALKPNLTKKSGKLNVSLGKLNLTSSSSRIQLIIKGLEKGKPSPINYELVDDQGKELKKIFGHGSDDNDNNGVIYYDFVTDALSKNAKSITVKAYQYELEPNGTAKEDSNGETIKNYIKDLEMTVKVK; from the coding sequence ATGAAAAATACATACAAGGTAATGTCTTCTGCGGCGCTGGCCGGCGCACTGTTGTTCGGTACGGCCTGGGGGGCTGCCGAAGCGGCCGGACCTATGGCGGCAGCGAATTCAACAGCGAAAAGCGGCGGGACACTAAGTGCGGCCAAGGCCAAAGCTCCAAGTGTAACTCAGCAAGGCATCACGCTGGAGATTTCCCAAGCAATCTATGACGGCAACTATGTCGGCATTACCCTGAAGCGGAGCGGCGAAGGGCTTACTGGCGAAATAACTGGAAAATATGATGAAAAGACGGGGGAAGATATTTATGAGAAAGGTGCAATTAAAGACCTCGATCTCTTTATTGATGGTAAACCCGCCCACGAGTACGGCGGCGGAAAGTCTATGGCCCAAAAAACGCAGATCACTCAGGGAAAGGGTTCCACAAAGGACATGTTTGACATTAGAATGGCCGATCCATCCTGGATTGGCGGCAATCTTAAAGCGTTTCCGGACAAGTTCAAGCTTACCGCCAAAGTGACCCTGGAAGGCGTGGACAAGCCGTATACACTGGATATGACGTTGCAGAAAACCAAGGGAAAGGCCTTGAAACCTAATCTGACCAAAAAATCCGGAAAACTAAACGTCTCGCTGGGCAAACTTAATCTGACTTCCAGCTCCTCCCGAATTCAACTGATCATAAAAGGGCTGGAAAAGGGTAAGCCTTCTCCTATCAATTATGAGCTTGTGGACGATCAAGGCAAAGAACTTAAAAAGATCTTCGGTCACGGAAGTGACGATAATGACAATAATGGCGTTATATATTACGATTTTGTGACCGATGCCTTGAGTAAAAACGCCAAGTCGATCACGGTCAAAGCTTACCAGTACGAACTCGAGCCAAACGGGACAGCAAAAGAGGACAGCAACGGTGAAACCATCAAAAACTATATCAAGGATTTGGAAATGACCGTAAAAGTAAAATAA
- a CDS encoding DUF5643 domain-containing protein, translating into MKKAYKVMSSAALAGALLLGTAWGAAEAAGPTAAATSAAKSGGTLSAAKGKAPSVTQQGITLEVSQAIYDGNYVGITLKRSGKGLTGSITGKYDEKTEDYIYEKGAIKDLDLFINGKSAYQYGGGKSMSQRPSIVRGPGATPDTMKISMVDPSWLGGSLKAFPDKFKLTAKVTLEGVDKPYTLTMTLQKTKGKALKPNLTKKRGDYSVTLSKLNVTSTSTRVQLIEKGLDKNKSSHIMYEAVDDQGNEMAMISGHGSDENNKNGDTYNDFVFSASGKDAKSITIKAFEPGFVPDDPNDPNSPGIFKTDSNGKLIKNYIKDLEMTVNIK; encoded by the coding sequence ATGAAAAAAGCATATAAGGTGATGTCTTCCGCGGCGCTGGCCGGCGCGCTGTTGCTCGGTACGGCCTGGGGGGCTGCGGAAGCGGCCGGGCCGACGGCGGCAGCGACTTCAGCGGCGAAAAGCGGCGGGACGCTGAGTGCGGCCAAGGGCAAAGCTCCAAGCGTAACTCAGCAAGGCATCACGCTGGAGGTTTCCCAAGCAATCTATGACGGCAACTATGTCGGCATTACCCTAAAGCGGAGCGGCAAAGGGCTTACCGGCAGCATAACTGGAAAATATGATGAAAAGACCGAGGATTATATTTATGAGAAAGGCGCAATTAAAGACCTCGATCTCTTTATCAACGGTAAATCCGCCTACCAGTATGGTGGTGGAAAGTCTATGTCCCAAAGACCAAGCATCGTACGGGGGCCGGGCGCTACACCGGACACGATGAAAATTTCAATGGTCGATCCATCCTGGCTTGGCGGCAGCCTCAAAGCGTTTCCGGACAAGTTCAAGCTTACCGCCAAAGTGACTTTGGAGGGTGTGGACAAACCGTATACGCTTACTATGACGTTGCAAAAAACCAAGGGAAAGGCTTTGAAACCGAATCTAACGAAAAAACGCGGGGATTATAGCGTTACCTTAAGTAAACTTAATGTGACATCGACCTCTACCCGAGTTCAGTTGATTGAGAAAGGGTTGGACAAAAACAAGTCTTCGCATATCATGTATGAAGCTGTGGATGATCAAGGGAACGAGATGGCGATGATTTCAGGTCATGGAAGTGACGAGAATAACAAAAATGGCGATACGTATAATGACTTTGTGTTCAGTGCTTCGGGGAAAGACGCCAAGTCGATTACAATCAAAGCTTTCGAGCCCGGTTTCGTACCCGATGATCCAAACGATCCAAATTCTCCCGGTATATTTAAAACGGACAGCAACGGCAAATTGATTAAAAACTATATCAAGGACCTGGAAATGACGGTTAATATTAAGTAA
- a CDS encoding DUF5643 domain-containing protein, which translates to MKNIYKVMTTAALMGMLVGGTAWGTVEAAGSAKAKAPAVSSAAQASAAKADSVTQNGITLTVSKALYDGNYVSLTLQRSGTGYTGGITDGKFNEATEEYERPKGAIKNIEMFIDGKSIYEFGGGGLGKRPNLGWGPPSAPDTVEVQLIDPSWLGSDDMVSPTFPDKFKLTAKITLEGVDKPYTFDFSLQKNADNLQALKPNLTKKHGDYSVTLSKLNVTSTSTRFQLIEKGLKKGEHSHILYEVVDDQGNLLDLKSGSGTDENNKNGDKYNDYVFSPPEKDAKSITIRAFEPDFVPDNPNDPSSPGIFKTDSNGELIKNYIKELEMTVNIK; encoded by the coding sequence ATGAAAAATATATATAAAGTAATGACAACCGCAGCTTTAATGGGGATGCTGGTCGGTGGAACGGCTTGGGGAACAGTGGAAGCAGCCGGTTCGGCAAAGGCCAAAGCGCCGGCAGTGAGCAGCGCGGCGCAAGCTTCCGCGGCCAAAGCCGACAGCGTTACCCAGAACGGCATTACGCTGACCGTCAGCAAAGCGCTGTATGACGGCAACTATGTCAGCCTTACGCTGCAGCGGAGCGGCACAGGGTATACCGGCGGCATCACCGATGGGAAGTTTAATGAAGCGACCGAGGAATACGAGCGGCCCAAAGGCGCGATTAAAAACATTGAAATGTTTATCGACGGCAAATCCATCTACGAGTTCGGCGGGGGAGGCCTAGGCAAAAGACCAAATCTCGGCTGGGGACCGCCTTCCGCACCGGATACGGTGGAAGTTCAACTGATCGATCCTTCTTGGCTCGGCAGCGACGATATGGTTTCCCCAACTTTCCCGGACAAGTTCAAGTTAACCGCGAAGATCACCCTGGAAGGCGTGGATAAGCCGTATACTTTTGATTTTTCACTGCAAAAAAACGCGGACAATCTGCAAGCCCTAAAGCCGAATTTGACGAAAAAACATGGGGATTACAGCGTCACCTTAAGCAAACTTAATGTGACATCGACCTCCACTCGCTTTCAGTTGATCGAGAAAGGGCTGAAAAAAGGCGAGCATTCGCACATCTTGTATGAAGTTGTAGATGATCAAGGTAACCTGCTGGACCTAAAGTCCGGTTCCGGAACCGACGAGAATAACAAAAATGGCGATAAGTATAATGACTATGTGTTCAGTCCCCCGGAGAAAGACGCCAAGTCGATTACAATCAGAGCTTTCGAGCCCGATTTTGTACCCGATAATCCGAATGATCCGTCATCTCCCGGCATCTTTAAAACGGACAGCAACGGTGAACTCATTAAGAACTATATCAAAGAGCTGGAAATGACAGTTAATATTAAGTAA
- a CDS encoding DUF4179 domain-containing protein, whose product MKKRDLEKTLRDIGKERLTEVREVPDIIRRRQDEVYASLADLPMQTRSGRKSRFSRTFKVGVAAAAAIAVLTIGLGSAMVSPALAESLKNVPILGGIFKLAGDLGLQTAEEHGLAEETDASVTHDGITLRIPQVVYDGIRLTLAVKREGEGFTGGILDHKFVGEGRERDAIYPRGAVRDWEMLIDGQPTYNSKNHKFSSKGGPTADPNAALYELSVISETGDSSQILPDRFVLTAKFWLEGVEEPFVFELPVRKNTSRLVETFGETREWNGITLTLQQIQYTPITTKVVFDINVEDKASRPLRNNLLFDLCDDQGRNLGLVGGVGIYYDNGQMHARYEMLFDRLQEVPDTVTLKSFQPEYIDPSTKPGESGQYKVDSNGEVVRNYVKELEITVPVNRTGLEKLYDFQN is encoded by the coding sequence ATGAAAAAGCGTGATCTTGAAAAAACGCTTCGCGACATCGGCAAGGAACGGTTGACTGAGGTCAGGGAGGTTCCCGATATCATTCGCCGCCGCCAGGATGAGGTTTACGCTTCCTTGGCCGATCTTCCGATGCAGACCCGAAGCGGCCGGAAATCCCGATTCTCCAGGACCTTTAAAGTGGGAGTGGCCGCCGCCGCAGCAATCGCCGTTTTGACGATCGGGCTGGGCAGTGCCATGGTGTCGCCGGCGCTGGCCGAATCGCTCAAAAATGTCCCTATCCTTGGCGGCATCTTCAAATTGGCCGGCGATCTGGGGCTGCAGACGGCAGAGGAGCACGGACTGGCCGAGGAAACGGACGCAAGCGTCACCCATGATGGAATTACCCTTCGTATCCCCCAGGTTGTTTATGATGGCATTCGCCTAACTTTGGCGGTCAAGCGCGAAGGGGAAGGGTTTACCGGGGGAATTCTGGACCATAAGTTCGTAGGTGAAGGCCGGGAGAGGGATGCGATTTACCCAAGAGGGGCTGTACGCGATTGGGAGATGCTGATCGATGGCCAACCAACTTATAATTCTAAAAATCATAAATTTAGTTCAAAAGGAGGGCCGACAGCCGATCCCAATGCGGCGCTGTACGAGTTGTCGGTCATTTCGGAAACGGGCGATTCGTCACAGATTCTTCCCGATCGTTTTGTGCTGACGGCCAAATTTTGGCTGGAAGGCGTTGAGGAGCCGTTCGTTTTCGAACTGCCCGTTCGCAAAAACACGAGTCGTCTCGTTGAAACCTTTGGAGAAACGAGAGAGTGGAACGGGATTACGCTTACGCTTCAGCAAATCCAATATACGCCGATTACGACGAAGGTGGTTTTCGACATCAATGTAGAAGATAAAGCAAGTAGACCACTTAGAAATAATTTACTGTTCGATCTGTGTGACGATCAAGGCAGGAATCTGGGATTGGTAGGTGGCGTGGGGATCTACTACGATAACGGACAGATGCACGCGCGGTATGAAATGCTGTTTGACCGGCTGCAGGAGGTTCCGGATACGGTTACGCTCAAGTCGTTTCAGCCTGAATATATTGACCCGTCGACCAAGCCGGGAGAATCGGGGCAATATAAAGTCGACAGCAACGGAGAAGTCGTTAGAAACTACGTGAAGGAACTGGAGATTACCGTTCCGGTAAACCGGACGGGTTTGGAAAAGTTATATGATTTTCAGAATTAA